The genomic stretch CACGTGCACATGGGGCTCGGCGGCCTCACGACGGGCCTGTACCTCGGGGCGGCCACCCTCGCGCTCACGGCGCCGCAGGGGTACGCCCTCGAGCGGGAGGGGTGGGACGCCGTCACGATCCACCGCAGCCTCGCCTGGCTGCATGCCGCCGCCCTGGCAGGCACCGTCACCCTGGGGATCCTGACCTCGATCGGACGCATCCCCCCGAGCACCCACGGCCTCGCGGGGGGGACGACGTTCGGCTTGCTGGCCGTCTCGGCGGGGGTGATCGCCTTTGACTTCTAATCATGTCTTGCCCGAGTCGCACGTCTGCCCTGATCCTCCCCGCCCCCCGGTGGGGCGGGGTCGGGGGTGGGGGGATCCAAACGTTCCAGGTCCCTCACGAAGGCATGAGGAACTTGATCGTATCCCCCCACCCCTAGCCCCGCCCCACCGGGGGGCGGGGAATCAGGCGAACGCTTCGATTCACCTCGATCGACTTAGCAGGCGCCTGGGCGCGAGCATCCTGGCGTTTTTGGCGCTCACGCCCGGCGCGGGGCTGGCCGCCGAGCCGCTGCGTTACTCCTTCGGCCCCGAGAGCACCGTGAGCTACCGCGTCACCCATCCGCTCCACGGCGCAACCGGGGTCTCGCATCGGCTGAAGGGCACGGTGACGCTCGCGCCAGGGCCCAGCCCCGAGCTGGTGCTGCCCGTGCGGCTGGCGGTTCCCCTCGCGTCGTTCGACAGCGGCAACCGCAATCGCGATCGCAACATGCTCTCGGTCATGTCGGCCTCGCGATACCCCGAGGCGGTCCTCACCCTCGAGGCCGTCACGTGGAATGCCCGGCAGAACACGGGCGATCAGAGCAGCGCCGAGGGCACGGGGCAAGGGGTTCTCTCCCTCAAGGGGGTCTTGCGGCCGATCACGGTCTCGCTGAGCGGCAACCTGCGAGCCGACAGGCTCCTGGTGAGCAGCCGGTTCTCGATCCTGCTCTCCGACTACGGGATCGAGCGCCCGAGCCTCTTGTTCCGGCCCATCGACGACCGGGTGGACCTCGAGATCACAGGGCTCGCCCAGCGCTGAGTCCGCAAGCCGCGCAAAGGAGGCCGTCATGCCGTGGGTCATCGACAAGAAGCACAGCTACGTGGGCTTCACCATCCGCCACATCGCGACCAAGGTCCGCGGACGGTTCCGCGACTACGACGCCGACATCCAGTTCAACGAGCAGGATCTGGTCAGCTCCAGGTTCAGCGGCACCATCCAGGTCGCCAGCATCGACACCAACGAGTCCCAGCGCGACGATCACCTGCGATCCGCCGAGTTCTTCGACGTGGCGCGCTACCCCACCATCCGCTACACCAGCACCCGTATCCAGGCGCTGGGCAACAACCTGTTCAGGGTCTACGGCGATCTCACCATCCGCGACGCCACCAAGGAGATCGTGGTCGAG from Pantanalinema sp. encodes the following:
- a CDS encoding YceI family protein, with protein sequence MALTPGAGLAAEPLRYSFGPESTVSYRVTHPLHGATGVSHRLKGTVTLAPGPSPELVLPVRLAVPLASFDSGNRNRDRNMLSVMSASRYPEAVLTLEAVTWNARQNTGDQSSAEGTGQGVLSLKGVLRPITVSLSGNLRADRLLVSSRFSILLSDYGIERPSLLFRPIDDRVDLEITGLAQR
- a CDS encoding YceI family protein, with the protein product MPWVIDKKHSYVGFTIRHIATKVRGRFRDYDADIQFNEQDLVSSRFSGTIQVASIDTNESQRDDHLRSAEFFDVARYPTIRYTSTRIQALGNNLFRVYGDLTIRDATKEIVVEGEFAGPPRKDPWGVLRSGLSATGTIDRHEFGLVWNVPLEAGGVLVGSTVTMQLDLELMWEGASKA